A genome region from Thermococcus gorgonarius includes the following:
- a CDS encoding MBL fold metallo-hydrolase, protein MALRKFGDSAYLYPGSPSTLIRVFDGKAVLIDPGHGSGRHKDLKREIRKLEFDVRAQLATHGHADHVAVAPKISAPLFIHRFEFSIAESPLNRELLTFGSKAPKGFLVFQFPEEVKVHAVFEWGDELFGAKAIRLNGHSPGMTGFLDDENGLIYAGDSFFGERLIQSVGVPYLVDPESFKASIKELQNYVNKGYLLIPSHGKPVEEEEAVKLLEFNLKRVEETESLILDLLQNPMSADELAFRIMEHYGVAITPQKLALNLVPVRAFIAELYNRGEIEALADGGLKWRTKTR, encoded by the coding sequence ATGGCACTTAGAAAATTTGGTGATTCTGCGTACCTCTATCCGGGAAGTCCCTCGACGCTAATCCGGGTTTTTGACGGGAAGGCTGTCCTAATCGACCCCGGCCACGGGAGCGGGCGACATAAAGATTTGAAAAGGGAGATCAGGAAGCTTGAATTTGATGTCAGGGCCCAGCTGGCGACTCATGGGCACGCTGACCACGTAGCCGTTGCCCCAAAGATAAGCGCGCCGCTCTTCATACACCGCTTCGAGTTCTCGATAGCTGAAAGCCCGCTCAACAGGGAGCTTTTGACCTTCGGCTCAAAGGCACCAAAAGGCTTTCTCGTCTTCCAGTTTCCGGAGGAGGTGAAGGTTCACGCCGTCTTCGAGTGGGGCGATGAGCTTTTTGGAGCAAAGGCCATAAGGCTCAACGGCCACTCGCCGGGGATGACGGGCTTCCTGGATGATGAAAACGGGCTGATCTACGCCGGCGACTCCTTCTTCGGCGAGAGGCTCATCCAGTCCGTCGGGGTGCCGTACCTCGTCGATCCGGAATCATTTAAGGCCTCAATTAAAGAATTACAGAATTATGTAAACAAAGGCTACCTGCTTATCCCCTCGCACGGTAAGCCGGTTGAGGAGGAAGAAGCGGTAAAACTGCTTGAGTTCAACCTCAAACGTGTGGAAGAAACCGAGTCCCTGATTCTGGATCTTCTGCAAAACCCGATGTCTGCCGACGAGCTGGCCTTCAGGATAATGGAGCACTACGGCGTAGCCATAACCCCCCAGAAGCTCGCCCTCAACCTCGTCCCGGTGAGAGCTTTCATAGCGGAGCTTTACAACAGGGGGGAGATAGAGGCCCTCGCGGATGGAGGACTTAAGTGGAGGACAAAGACCCGCTGA